A stretch of the Zeugodacus cucurbitae isolate PBARC_wt_2022May chromosome 6, idZeuCucr1.2, whole genome shotgun sequence genome encodes the following:
- the LOC105211182 gene encoding uncharacterized protein LOC105211182: MGLHSVYHYDGDCGVAQFFMRLSGWTLKEFALQKLPNGYAEHCDFGPRVAKYDWFELLAKYPVLIALLVIAGITILFWLFWLCCKVRGLQKSKKKRHRCCLCFTTFLLLLLLLPLGIGLYLTFRTNYLLRRTKDDSKQFKDTGRSALDNEHAQTLPQTEYEASPTQVTEELNEAISNEYADWQQIIAENEEKNLEQLNYLYTNREFYRTALQSLKDYAYELVILGLEMDDLLRTLSREAIIFLQANVKNASSIDAKMLQNGHINMWHLNAVYQQYTFSLEYLEYLLKAYENITVLANSIAEHTPEANENFAPALRGFPKLDELGYDPTQEEPKCTKDPKLPSAILYLAMIMFFVTVALVYILLMALAFGICRYYARANCMFKIFFFLNILTIPVLAILTVLHFLPTMVLHKEICHEHDGYRAVPRENAESLERSPFNNNGPNEALRYENDELSPTDLTRDNILTKVERMLPKYNIYQKNYQNSEYAVEEFPQEKWYESDVQGLLTNEDIPKNESYVKQHTKANTTDANIFLCKLNTIPNAVKVDLYEKEFVPIATELHEVLIEFKNRAQTNDYDSFTKRLESAQSELFVFEKFYALSKDNFLSILSERLHKKLSKHSKALRHHLQPSAGQRSAMKHSSKCGCLEDLLMIYAIGSALLVFTLFLTMFLSLLLYKLYKRGPPICAGPQPPKTDGSSARAPVAASEPPCETNTTEASAQSKVDGKDCAVPTVANCCAAPTGTPLINTVNFIPPVMGAFGCQQNPPMMYPQNPPQMCAPSCHRNPPQMCPTPCPPQVCAPVCQPNPTQMCAPACQLNPTQMCGSNRNDGVILPLPCRSRTQMGCSGAEAQLVGGGTTNDKTVTVMVFQGPKDRQPLVTYPPPRKLEKK, from the exons ATGGGTTTGCACTCTGTATATCATTACGATGGCGATTGTGGGGTAGCGCAGTTTTTTATGCGCCTTTCTGGTTGGACTTTGAAAGAATTTGCGCTGCAAAAGCTACCAAATGGTTATGCGGAGCATTGTGACTTTGGACCGCGTGTCGCAAAGTATGATTGGTTCGAGTTGCTGGCGAAGTATCCAGTGTTGATCGCATTATTAGTTATTGCGGGGATTACAATACTTTTTTG GCTATTTTGGTTATGCTGCAAAGTAAGGGgtctacaaaaatcaaaaaagaagcGACATCGTTGCTGTCTTTGCTTCACCACATTcttattgctgttattattgttgccacTTGG aattggGTTGTATTTGACTTTTCGTACAAATTATTTACTACGACGTACCAAAGATGATTCTAAACAATTTAAGGACACAGGCAGATCAGCATTGGACAATGAGCATGCACAAACTTTGCCTCAAACAGAATATGAGGCTAGTCCCACACAGGTTACTGAAGAACTCAACGAAGCGATAAGTAATG AATACGCAGATTGGCAGCAGATAATAGCAGAAAATGAGGAAAAGAACTTGGAACAGctcaattatttatatactaatcGCGAATTTTATAGAACTGCATTGCAGTCATTGAAAGACTATGCTTATGAGTTGGTAATACTGGGTTTGGAAATGGATGATC TACTTCGTACATTATCCCGTGAAGCCATCATATTTCTGCAAGCAAACGTTAAAAATGCGTCCTCAATAGACgccaaaatgttgcaaaatggACATATAAATATGTGGCAC CTTAATGCAGTCTACCAGCAATACACATTTTCATTGGAATATCTGGAGTACTTACTGAAAGCATATGAGAATATCACAGTTCTAGCAAACTCTATAGCTGAGCATACACCAGAGGCCAATGAAAACTTCG CGCCAGCATTACGAGGATTTCCAAAACTCGACGAACTGGGGTATGATCCAACACAGGAAGAACCAAAATGCACAAAAGACCCCAAACTGCCAAGTGCCATTCTATATCTGGCGATGATTATGTTTTTTGTTACTGTTGCC CTTGTTTACATTCTACTAATGGCGCTTGCATTCGGAATTTGCCGTTACTATGCGCGTGCGAATTGTATGTTTAAAAT cttcttttttcttaatattttgacCATACCTGTACTGGCCATATTAACGGTATTACATTTTCTGCCCACCATGGTATTGCATAAGGAAATTTGTCACGAGCATGATGGTTATCG CGCTGTCCCGCGAGAGAACGCTGAGTCCCTAGAACGCTCTCCATTTAATAATAACGGCCCCAACGAAGCGCTCCGTTATGAAAATGACGAATTATCACCCACTGATCTAACGCGAGACAATATTTTAACGAAAGTCGAGCGGATGCTACCGAAGTATAATATTTATCAGAAGAATTACCAGAATAGCGAATATGCTGTAGAGGAATTTCCGCAAGAGAAGTGGTACGAAAGCGACGTACAAGGTCTCCTCACCAATGAAGACATTCCAAAGAACGAGAGTTATGTTAAACAGCACACCAAAGCGAATACAACCgacgcaaatatatttttatgcaaacTGAATACCATTCCAAATGCAGTTAAGGTAGATTTGTATGAGAAAGAATTTGTGCCTATCGCCACAGAACTGCACGAAGTGCTCATTGAGTTTAAAAATCGTGCACAAACGAATGACTACGACAGTTTCACAAAGCGTTTAGAGAGTGCGCAAAGCGAGTTGTTTGTCTTCGAGAAATTCTATGCGCTCTCGAAAGACAATTTCTTGTCCATATTGAGCGAGAGACTGCATAAAAAGTTGAGCAAACACAGCAAAGCTTTACGGCATCACTTACAACCCAGCGCTGGTCAGCGTAGTGCAATGAAACATTCATCAAAATGCGGTTGCCTGGAAGATTTACTG ATGATCTACGCCATTGGCAGTGCCTTGTTAGTATTCACACTATTTCTTACAATGTTCCTAAGCCTGTTGCTGTACAAACTCTACAAACGTGGGCCACCAATTTGTGCCGGGCCACAACCGCCAAAAACTGACGGAAGTTCGGCGCGTGCTCCAGTAGCAGCTAGCGAGCCGCCATGTGAGACAAATACAACAGAAGCCAGTGCACAATCTAAGGTGGATGGTAAAGATTGCGCTGTCCCTACGGTTGCGAATTGTTGTGCCGCGCCGACCGGTACACCACTCATTAATACCGTAAACTTTATACCGCCAGTGATGGGCGCTTTTGGCTGTCAACAGAATCCACCAATGATGTACCCACAAAACCCACCACAGATGTGCGCACCATCATGTCATAGAAATCCACCACAAATGTGTCCAACGCCCTGTCCACCACAGGTGTGTGCACCGGTCTGTCAACCAAATCCAACACAGATGTGCGCACCGGCTTGTCAACTGAATCCAACACAGATGTGTGGTAGCAATCGAAACGACGGCGTTATTTTGCCCTTGCCCTGCCGCAGCAGAACTCAAATGGGTTGCAGCGGTGCGGAAGCTCAGTTAGTGGGTGGTGGCACAACAAATGACAAAACAGTGACCGTTATGGTTTTCCAAGGACCCAAGGATCGTCAACCGTTGGTCACATATCCGCCGCCGCGTAAATTGGAAAagaaataa